One window from the genome of Elusimicrobiota bacterium encodes:
- a CDS encoding response regulator: MADSPKEDAPMKKPLILVVEDSQITQKMIQERFLELGCDLVSCENAEDALKTLRSDCHIDVIILDFNLPGTIKGPALYEKITKDKDLSSITVVPFTSTIDRNYNLKTMDPRDWARVSNSYNANDNATPIVSKGDSEHIRHVPDDLIMFVGSAIRKRGIGIPPPMREVLNSIVRNARKQE, translated from the coding sequence ATGGCTGATTCTCCAAAGGAAGATGCTCCCATGAAGAAGCCACTCATTTTGGTTGTAGAGGACAGTCAAATTACTCAGAAAATGATCCAGGAAAGATTTTTAGAACTGGGTTGTGATTTAGTTTCTTGCGAAAACGCAGAAGATGCGTTGAAGACACTTCGATCTGATTGTCACATTGATGTTATCATCCTGGATTTCAACCTTCCTGGTACAATAAAAGGCCCCGCCTTGTATGAGAAAATCACAAAAGACAAGGATCTATCATCTATTACCGTTGTTCCTTTTACGTCAACAATTGACCGGAACTATAACTTAAAGACGATGGATCCTCGCGATTGGGCGAGGGTTTCGAATTCATACAACGCGAATGACAATGCAACTCCTATTGTTTCTAAAGGCGACAGTGAGCATATTCGCCATGTCCCAGATGACCTCATCATGTTTGTGGGAAGTGCCATCCGTAAGAGGGGAATTGGTATTCCGCCTCCCATGCGCGAGGTTTTAAATTCAATTGTCAGAAACGCTAGGAAACAGGAGTGA
- a CDS encoding response regulator, whose amino-acid sequence MLVVDDSMTRAALKHDLKVLGLNVLLAPTTKTGWKLLENGPLPDLLLLDVFLPRRDGPNFLERIRSDSRFSALSVILFPIIIEFSSWPDPSKDVLFVPSGNPKARVIHPFVSKNGNHKTNTIPPELVFLIGSSFQKKNIKPPFLFQVEMERCSNRIFQNIDTGEAKSDG is encoded by the coding sequence ATGCTCGTGGTAGATGATTCGATGACGCGAGCGGCTTTAAAACACGACCTCAAAGTTCTAGGTCTCAATGTTCTGCTCGCTCCAACTACTAAAACGGGTTGGAAGTTATTAGAGAATGGACCCCTGCCAGACCTCTTGCTGCTTGATGTTTTCCTTCCTCGAAGAGATGGGCCGAACTTCTTAGAACGGATCCGCTCTGACTCTAGGTTTAGCGCATTATCCGTGATCTTGTTCCCCATCATTATCGAATTCTCGAGTTGGCCTGACCCATCGAAGGATGTCCTCTTCGTTCCCAGCGGCAATCCTAAGGCGCGAGTAATTCATCCGTTCGTTTCGAAAAATGGCAATCACAAAACGAATACCATTCCACCGGAACTTGTTTTTCTTATCGGGTCTTCATTCCAGAAAAAAAATATTAAGCCCCCATTTCTATTTCAGGTTGAAATGGAACGATGTTCTAACCGCATATTTCAAAACATTGATACGGGTGAGGCAAAGTCGGATGGCTGA
- a CDS encoding DUF2384 domain-containing protein, whose protein sequence is MEQPKVQEWVLAKIPALGGRSIIEVMNEGGGEEVVRDYLGRTEGMFS, encoded by the coding sequence TTGGAACAACCCAAGGTTCAAGAATGGGTCTTGGCCAAAATCCCAGCGCTTGGCGGGCGCTCGATCATCGAAGTTATGAATGAGGGAGGGGGGGAGGAAGTTGTCAGGGATTACTTGGGGAGAACCGAAGGAATGTTCTCTTAA
- a CDS encoding RES family NAD+ phosphorylase: MIEGTAYGPNFGGITRADGANLPIKYAEVAGKVSPVGLDFTLLTKETTLKIQAPVNIEGFGNIMGGDMVFKGTTPTPEGILGKFQFQGAKVQLDSTMADVLDVSNPASLVRATFLAEAAVMQLKSAVVKKGDERVFVSQTHAPIEISGLEKGVSSLAKQSAANFSEISTVERDLSARSNAVGQFFKNTSQQTGLDATLNFEFKDEFNNLLAEAGNIRQSTLNLAQALENESYNGAKDSLQDLQQRQEVLTQKTEILEAQAEPFRELQRGMRGVTNELVAMLPHINADRLKTDAFVSDQELTYRSTKYFPEAKGLVSQQTDKALEGIKGLVEVGAMTPEQGANLGAQMMAMRDKILAAVPHGMFVDQKRAVADPLQKTYDTGKSLVNRATDVAFFNVMGMEKLAENYPKTGEAVGKFYFKEAELAKTGVAVVGATGTAYFLVTATITTGAALGALYGVKKGLEYIGVNKEASMFYAGAVSILVAIKVGNIKAVKAAESWIPKAILSKAQSVWDAVRNVFGGAKQLVMNEGGFVVNPTTNRAIVEANNIGANATVAGPGFVGLPKGVVFEGTIYRAVKPKYAGDAWKVSAENFGARHRYSDVGQGALYSGTSKEAVLGELKHYQVNPASRAIVSKALKVENILDLTNPGTRKTLGVSLKDIAMDEYLIPQALGDFSRGRYNGILVPSAREPGASHLILFEGLDH; the protein is encoded by the coding sequence TTGATTGAAGGAACCGCCTACGGACCAAACTTTGGTGGAATCACCAGGGCCGACGGCGCGAATTTGCCAATTAAATACGCAGAAGTTGCCGGGAAAGTGAGTCCCGTGGGGTTAGACTTCACCCTTTTGACCAAAGAAACAACCCTAAAGATCCAAGCCCCAGTGAATATTGAAGGGTTCGGGAATATTATGGGTGGGGACATGGTGTTCAAAGGAACAACCCCAACCCCCGAAGGAATATTGGGAAAGTTCCAATTCCAAGGGGCAAAAGTCCAACTGGATAGCACTATGGCCGACGTGCTGGATGTTTCCAATCCAGCCAGCCTCGTCCGCGCCACTTTCCTCGCAGAGGCGGCGGTAATGCAGTTAAAGAGCGCTGTGGTGAAAAAGGGGGATGAACGGGTTTTCGTAAGCCAGACCCACGCCCCGATCGAGATCAGCGGGCTAGAAAAGGGTGTTTCCTCCCTGGCCAAACAGAGCGCTGCCAACTTTTCTGAAATATCGACCGTTGAGCGGGACCTGTCCGCCCGAAGCAATGCCGTTGGCCAATTCTTTAAAAATACGTCCCAGCAGACCGGACTGGATGCCACGCTCAATTTCGAATTCAAGGACGAGTTCAACAATCTTTTAGCGGAAGCAGGTAACATCAGGCAATCCACGTTGAACTTGGCCCAGGCTCTTGAAAATGAATCCTACAATGGAGCAAAGGATTCTCTCCAAGATCTCCAACAAAGACAGGAGGTCCTAACCCAAAAGACTGAGATCCTAGAAGCTCAAGCGGAACCCTTCCGCGAGCTTCAAAGGGGAATGCGCGGCGTCACCAACGAACTTGTTGCGATGCTCCCCCATATCAACGCCGATCGATTGAAAACGGATGCCTTCGTGTCCGACCAGGAATTGACCTACCGGTCCACGAAATATTTCCCGGAAGCAAAAGGCCTGGTAAGCCAGCAAACCGATAAGGCTCTGGAAGGGATCAAAGGCCTTGTCGAGGTTGGTGCCATGACCCCGGAACAAGGCGCCAACTTGGGCGCCCAGATGATGGCCATGAGAGACAAGATCCTCGCCGCGGTTCCCCATGGAATGTTCGTCGATCAAAAGCGCGCCGTGGCCGACCCCCTGCAAAAGACCTATGACACTGGTAAAAGTCTGGTTAATCGTGCCACAGACGTGGCGTTCTTTAACGTGATGGGGATGGAAAAACTGGCGGAAAATTATCCAAAGACCGGCGAAGCCGTAGGGAAGTTTTATTTCAAGGAGGCTGAGCTAGCCAAAACAGGGGTGGCGGTAGTCGGCGCCACTGGAACGGCGTATTTCTTAGTAACGGCAACAATCACCACAGGAGCAGCTTTAGGTGCGTTATACGGGGTTAAAAAAGGTCTAGAGTATATCGGGGTAAACAAAGAGGCTTCAATGTTCTACGCAGGCGCTGTAAGCATTCTCGTTGCAATTAAGGTCGGGAATATCAAGGCTGTAAAGGCGGCGGAAAGCTGGATCCCCAAAGCAATTTTGTCCAAAGCCCAATCAGTTTGGGACGCTGTAAGGAATGTCTTCGGCGGGGCTAAACAGCTCGTAATGAATGAAGGTGGATTCGTTGTTAATCCGACGACCAACCGGGCCATTGTTGAGGCTAATAACATTGGCGCGAATGCGACGGTTGCCGGGCCGGGATTTGTTGGCCTTCCCAAGGGTGTGGTTTTTGAGGGAACAATTTACAGAGCCGTCAAACCTAAATACGCTGGCGATGCGTGGAAGGTCAGCGCTGAAAATTTCGGAGCACGCCACAGGTATTCTGATGTTGGTCAAGGCGCTTTGTATTCAGGCACATCTAAAGAAGCCGTCCTTGGCGAATTGAAACATTACCAGGTTAATCCTGCGTCTCGGGCGATTGTCAGTAAGGCCTTGAAAGTGGAGAATATTCTGGATTTAACGAATCCTGGGACGAGAAAGACACTTGGTGTTTCTCTTAAGGATATCGCCATGGACGAATATCTTATCCCACAAGCACTTGGGGATTTTTCCCGCGGCCGCTACAACGGAATTCTCGTTCCGTCGGCTCGCGAACCTGGGGCATCCCATCTCATCCTGTTTGAGGGGCTTGACCATTGA
- a CDS encoding virulence RhuM family protein → MNVSQESNPPSKGQFLVYQTENGKLKLDVRLEGETAWLTQAHMAELFQTTIPNVSMHLRNVFAEGELREDSVLKEFLTTAADGKKYATKFYNLDVIISVGYRVKSVVASRFRIWATQKLREYIVKGFVLDDERLKNPDQPFDYFEELLRRIQDIRTSERRFYQKITDIYATSIDYDPTHSESIAFFQTVQNKLHWAITGHTAAEIIGARANAAKPNMGLTNWRGPKVRKQDVAIAKNYLNEEELTALNNLVEQYLLFAEGQALRRLPMHMADWIAKLNAFLTVNDRGILKDAGKISHEMAKELAEAHYEKFYRKEIKQSDKAGSDFDKAIRQLPPTPKRKLGVKKK, encoded by the coding sequence ATGAACGTATCTCAAGAATCGAATCCCCCCTCCAAAGGACAGTTCCTTGTCTACCAAACCGAGAATGGGAAGTTGAAACTCGATGTTCGCCTAGAGGGGGAAACGGCGTGGCTCACACAGGCCCACATGGCGGAACTGTTTCAAACCACTATCCCGAACGTGAGCATGCACCTGCGCAATGTCTTTGCCGAAGGGGAATTAAGGGAGGATTCAGTTCTTAAGGAATTCTTAACAACTGCCGCTGACGGTAAAAAATATGCTACGAAATTCTATAACCTCGATGTAATCATCTCCGTAGGCTACCGCGTTAAAAGCGTTGTGGCCTCGCGTTTCCGTATTTGGGCCACGCAGAAGTTGCGGGAGTATATCGTTAAAGGGTTCGTCTTGGACGACGAGCGATTGAAGAACCCCGATCAGCCGTTCGACTATTTTGAGGAACTGCTTCGCCGTATTCAAGACATCCGCACTTCCGAGAGGAGGTTCTACCAGAAGATCACCGATATCTACGCCACCAGCATCGATTACGACCCCACCCATTCGGAAAGCATCGCCTTTTTCCAAACAGTTCAAAATAAGCTCCACTGGGCCATCACAGGCCATACGGCGGCAGAAATCATCGGCGCCCGCGCTAACGCCGCCAAGCCCAATATGGGGCTTACCAACTGGCGTGGGCCCAAGGTCCGAAAGCAGGACGTGGCCATCGCCAAAAATTACCTAAACGAGGAAGAGCTCACCGCCCTCAACAACCTCGTAGAACAATATCTTTTGTTCGCTGAGGGCCAAGCCCTTCGCCGCCTCCCCATGCACATGGCCGATTGGATTGCCAAGCTGAACGCTTTCCTAACCGTGAACGACCGGGGAATCCTTAAGGACGCCGGTAAAATCTCCCATGAAATGGCCAAAGAATTGGCCGAGGCTCACTACGAGAAGTTTTACCGCAAGGAAATCAAACAATCCGACAAAGCTGGAAGCGACTTTGATAAAGCCATTCGGCAATTGCCTCCGACACCCAAACGAAAATTGGGGGTAAAGAAGAAATGA